One genomic window of bacterium includes the following:
- a CDS encoding T9SS type A sorting domain-containing protein: MPDFTIVRQGANSDDYDLFGSVMTCPGDLNGDGYDDVFVASAGIDDTAWVYFGGSNIDTIPDIKIPLYIKHAVSAGDINGDGYDDLLASYDVSFSGDGRVYVFYGGPQFNGQWDIRFANWEDSIYQTNFGMAIAGLGDYNGDGVDDFAFSAMGSSSRGVVHIYSGTGVPVDVPENDHDSNDKGISLDHNYPNPFNHSTTIDFSIPRRGHVKLTITNVLGRVVSTLLDESLSSGKHSVEWNAGPAGNEFASGVYYCRLEYEGKRVGRKIVLLK; encoded by the coding sequence GTGCCCGATTTCACTATCGTGCGGCAAGGTGCTAACTCCGATGACTATGATCTCTTCGGCTCGGTAATGACCTGCCCAGGCGACCTCAACGGCGACGGTTATGACGATGTGTTCGTGGCGAGCGCTGGGATTGATGACACTGCGTGGGTCTACTTCGGCGGGTCGAACATTGATACGATTCCCGACATCAAGATACCGCTATATATCAAACACGCTGTTTCGGCGGGCGATATCAACGGTGACGGATACGACGATCTGCTGGCTAGTTATGATGTCTCCTTCTCTGGCGACGGACGGGTTTACGTTTTCTATGGTGGGCCACAGTTTAACGGCCAATGGGATATTCGCTTTGCCAATTGGGAGGACAGCATTTATCAAACGAACTTCGGCATGGCAATAGCCGGATTGGGGGATTACAACGGCGACGGAGTTGACGACTTCGCATTCTCTGCGATGGGCAGCTCATCAAGAGGTGTAGTTCACATTTACTCTGGCACGGGTGTGCCAGTCGATGTTCCTGAAAATGATCACGACTCGAACGATAAGGGGATCAGTTTAGATCATAACTATCCTAATCCTTTCAACCATTCAACCACGATCGACTTCAGTATTCCACGTCGCGGACATGTGAAGTTGACCATTACCAATGTTCTCGGGAGAGTTGTCTCTACACTGTTAGACGAATCTCTATCATCTGGAAAGCACTCCGTAGAATGGAACGCAGGGCCTGCCGGAAATGAATTTGCGTCGGGGGTGTACTATTGTCGTCTGGAATATGAGGGGAAAAGGGTTGGACGGAAGATAGTCCTGCTGAAATAG
- a CDS encoding SBBP repeat-containing protein, translating into MLVDAIFRRIIGSVIVLLGVTVLTAGLSTTVRSTEPSVSVSSISPTCFIQNCGQWPDSILFQTKVNGAVVWFGRYRLYYQLFNRNEAKADSADQFLTRLVYEELVGANRNAEVVGENESNYYCNYFLGNDSTKWTTDVPTFSSIRYYDIYPGIDLRYYYRNGHLEYDFLLSPNADPLAIQIKYQGIDSLITGADGELIVATDWGKIIQQPPFVYEASSGQLVGCEYRIEGNSLGFAVQLRLDELAIVIDPVLLFSSYLGGSENDQAYDVEVDGRGNVYVAGQTMSSDFPNVGFPITIVNWDMFITKLEPRGRDFIYSTFIGGQYDEHASSIKVHTKGDLLVGGQTSSYDIPLYRPVQTSRDGPTEGILLRINDRGNLIRFCTYFGGSVTDTIADVGFDSVGNAYFCGHTCSPDLPLKNAFHDFTGLECASFLVKMPPFGDSLISCTYVGSSAYRLRMAVDKIGQVHLASMIWEQYYPMYRPFQVRHNVSGSADGAVTKFAPDLKNLVFSTVLAGSYGGYFNGIAFDQEGRVYAAGGTSSNDYPVINRLKNMSGNYEGVISILDSSGQHLLFSTFWGAGPWAGLDEIRDVAVDSQGYIYALGIVNDWDFPLKNAFDSQTNHAAEVTITKIAPLGQEIVYSSFLGGAGSDGAVSVAVDDAGNAYIAGITGSGDFAMVNPLDSTIAGGDWPSDAFIAIVSDELTNIDDPIQPTLPSTFVLHQNYPNPFNGETVIEFDLPRTADIDLSVYNVLGERICTLVDGTRNVGTHSIRWDGTDDAGQSVASGVYFCHLSTEMVSFRRKMVLLK; encoded by the coding sequence GTGCTTGTCGACGCGATCTTTCGTCGAATCATTGGCAGTGTAATAGTGTTGCTCGGTGTTACCGTGCTTACGGCTGGTTTATCGACTACTGTGAGGTCGACTGAGCCGTCAGTATCGGTGTCCTCAATTTCACCTACCTGTTTTATCCAAAATTGCGGCCAATGGCCGGATTCGATTCTCTTCCAAACCAAAGTCAACGGTGCAGTCGTCTGGTTTGGTCGATATAGGCTCTACTATCAACTGTTCAATCGCAATGAGGCAAAGGCAGATTCCGCCGATCAGTTCTTAACTCGACTTGTGTATGAAGAGCTTGTAGGTGCCAATCGGAATGCAGAAGTGGTTGGCGAGAATGAATCAAATTACTATTGCAATTACTTCCTGGGCAATGATTCTACCAAATGGACAACCGATGTCCCGACTTTTTCGTCTATCAGATACTATGATATCTATCCCGGTATCGACCTCCGGTACTACTACCGAAATGGGCATTTGGAGTACGATTTTCTGCTGTCGCCGAATGCCGACCCTCTGGCGATTCAGATAAAGTATCAGGGAATTGATTCTCTCATTACCGGCGCCGACGGCGAATTGATAGTAGCGACTGACTGGGGGAAGATCATACAGCAGCCACCTTTCGTCTATGAAGCGTCGTCCGGCCAACTCGTAGGGTGTGAATATCGAATTGAAGGCAATTCTTTGGGATTCGCCGTTCAGCTAAGACTTGATGAACTGGCGATCGTGATAGATCCTGTCTTGCTTTTTTCCAGTTATCTTGGTGGCTCCGAAAACGATCAAGCCTATGATGTGGAAGTGGATGGACGCGGAAATGTGTATGTGGCAGGGCAAACCATGTCCAGTGATTTTCCGAACGTGGGATTTCCTATCACGATTGTGAATTGGGACATGTTCATTACCAAACTCGAACCGCGAGGTCGGGATTTCATTTATTCTACATTCATCGGTGGTCAATACGACGAACATGCTTCGTCCATTAAGGTTCATACAAAAGGCGACTTGCTCGTCGGTGGGCAGACAAGTTCTTATGACATTCCTCTCTATAGGCCGGTTCAGACATCGCGAGATGGTCCTACCGAAGGTATATTACTTCGCATAAACGATCGAGGTAACTTGATTCGGTTCTGCACCTACTTTGGTGGATCAGTTACCGACACTATTGCCGACGTGGGATTCGACAGTGTGGGTAACGCCTATTTCTGCGGACATACCTGTTCTCCCGATCTGCCTTTGAAGAACGCATTCCACGATTTTACCGGACTTGAATGTGCATCTTTTTTGGTGAAAATGCCGCCATTCGGTGACTCTCTGATTTCCTGTACTTATGTAGGTTCGAGTGCGTATCGTCTGAGAATGGCTGTGGACAAAATTGGCCAGGTGCATCTGGCAAGTATGATTTGGGAGCAATACTATCCGATGTATCGGCCTTTTCAAGTGAGACATAATGTATCCGGCTCCGCTGACGGTGCGGTTACCAAGTTTGCCCCAGACCTAAAGAACTTGGTATTTAGTACTGTGCTAGCCGGTTCCTATGGAGGATACTTCAACGGAATCGCATTCGACCAAGAGGGTCGCGTCTATGCTGCTGGAGGTACATCCTCGAATGATTACCCAGTTATCAACAGGCTCAAGAATATGTCCGGGAATTATGAGGGCGTGATCAGTATTCTCGATTCAAGCGGTCAGCATCTGTTGTTCAGCACTTTCTGGGGTGCAGGGCCATGGGCCGGGCTTGACGAAATCAGAGACGTGGCTGTGGATTCTCAAGGATACATTTATGCATTGGGCATAGTGAACGACTGGGACTTCCCTTTGAAGAACGCATTCGATTCGCAAACAAATCATGCGGCGGAGGTGACCATCACTAAAATTGCCCCTCTCGGTCAAGAGATTGTGTACAGCAGTTTTCTGGGCGGAGCGGGCAGCGACGGGGCGGTTTCCGTTGCAGTCGATGATGCTGGCAACGCATACATAGCAGGTATTACTGGCTCGGGTGACTTTGCGATGGTGAATCCCCTCGACAGCACCATTGCAGGTGGGGATTGGCCCTCGGATGCCTTTATTGCCATCGTGAGCGACGAATTGACTAATATTGACGATCCGATTCAGCCGACCCTTCCTAGTACCTTTGTGCTCCACCAGAACTACCCAAACCCGTTCAATGGTGAGACTGTTATCGAGTTTGATCTGCCACGAACAGCAGACATAGACTTATCAGTTTACAACGTGTTGGGGGAGAGGATATGTACGCTGGTGGACGGGACACGTAACGTCGGAACACATAGTATCCGTTGGGATGGCACAGACGATGCCGGACAGTCCGTTGCGTCTGGAGTGTATTTCTGCCATCTGTCAACGGAAATGGTCTCTTTTAGGAGAAAAATGGTACTTCTCAAATAA